CCTGCGAATTGACACCTGAATGCAAAACTCCTTATCATCTTGAAGAGTACCGCACAATCCAAAGCTTTGCTTCCTGCCCAGTTAAGATTCCTGTCACAGGCGCTTACACCCTGGCTGACTGGTCTTACGATTCTTATTATAGAAAGGACACATACCCGGGAGGAAACGCAATTCTGGCCAAACAAAAATCTGCTCGCAAACAATTTTTATCAGATCTTGCCAGTCGAGTGATCTATCCGAATCTGAAAGCGTTGGTGGATGAAGGGGCTCAATATCTGCAAATTGACGAACCCGCAGCAGCTACGAAACGTGCAGAAACCGATCTTTTTATTGACGCTATGAAGAAGAGCATTTCCGATCTGGCGGGAAGAGCGTTCTTCAGCGTGCACATCTGTTATTCGGCCTACCACCGTCTCTTTCCCAAAATTTTAGAATTGGAAGGATATTTGAACGAAATCCACCTTGAATATGCCAACCGAGACAGCAGAGAGCTTGGAATTTCCGATCGAGAGCGCCCCGGCTATTCATTGCTAAAACTGTTGAAAGACACTCCCTTCAATATCGGCCTCGGCGTCCTTGATATCCACACCGATTGGATTGAACCGCCTGAACTGGTCCGCGACCGCATTCTCCACGCTTGCCGCGTGCTGGGAGATCCTTCCCGAATTCTAGTCGCTCCCGACTGCGGACTACGAACGCGCACCTGGAAGGTTGCGTTTGAGAAACTACGCAATTTAACCGCAGGCGTACAAATGGCAAGGACAGCTATAAATCCTTGTTAGCGCATATAGCCAGCTTGTCGGTATGCAAACCATGCAAATCAGGTTCAACTTCCCATTCATATTTCCACTTAACATCCTTTCCTGATTTGTTTTTAGCCACAGACCCCAGAGATACGCGAGCATCGGGCTCCATGATGATTGTATAAGGTACAATCTTTTGATTCACATTTTCCGCTTGAACAAGCTTGATGGAAATGCGGATGGGATAATTGTTGTGATTCAATGCATAATAAGCTTCTCCGTAGAGATTTCCCTTTTCATCTTTTAAATTTTCAACAATGAAATCAACGTTTTCCAAAGTTTCAGCAACCCTTTCATCTCCCCAAGCGACCGCGTTCATGCCGATCATTAAAAAAATGGCAATAGAACATATCATCCTCATAAGGCTTCCTCCTTATACCGATCACATGATGCGAGCTGAAATTCAAAGGCAGACCAACAATGTGTGATGATCGGTATAAAGATATTATAGCATAAAACCTCTATTTTAAATTATTTTATACTATGTTATATCGTCAATTAGCTAACAAAAAAATCCCGAGAAGGCGAAAAATCGCTCTCGGGATTTTTTTGAACAGGAGGAGGGAATGCTTAAACAATTTCTTCCTCTTTCACGTCCTCTTCCTCTCTGTCTTTTAACCAGTTGACAAAGTCTTCATTATCCATTACTGGAGGCTTATTTTCTTTCCAGTCATGGTCGCTGCGGCGGTTGCCGATCAATAGTTTTGCCAATTCCACATCATCTTCCTTAAGATAGTGGATAGGTTCAAGACCTTCGTCATCTGTCGTATGAACATTAAGACCACCTTCAACGAAAGCTTTCAAGACATCAATGAACCTATCCAACTAAAATATTGAGTATGTTATAAGTTTCTCTTTTTGTGGAGAAACGATGAAAAGAGGCTTCAATTACCTTTCGGATGAACAATGGGAAATAATTTCTAGACTTATGGATACAAAATTTCCTTTGGAACGTGGAACACCTAGAAGCAACATGAGAAAGGTTTGGAATTCGATTATTTATATTTTAACTAGAGGTTGTCGCTGGATTGATTTACCATCAAATCCAAAGTGGTATGTCCCTAGATCAACAGCTCATAAATGGGCTAAACAATTATCGGAAAATGGCACCCTTGATAGGGTTCTAAGCGGACTCTTACAGAAGGGAGTCCAACAAGGATTGATCGACCTTAGCCAGCTAGCGGTTGACGGGTCTTTTTCCCCCCTCAGCAGGAGGAGGCGAGGGGGTATCTCATGGATACAAAGGCAAGGGCTCATTAATCCATCTAATCGTAGATGGAAGAGGCAAACCTTTAGCAGCAACCACAACAGGTGCTGGAGGAAACGAAAGGACCGAAGTTGAAAAACTACTTCAAAAAGTAACAATTTTGCCTAAGTCAAATTTGTCAGAAAGAATGATTGTTCTCGAGGCCGACAAGGGGTACGATTGTAGCTGGCTGCGTCAAAAACTCTTATCAAGTGGTATCTTTCCATTTATTCCTTATCGAAAAATACAAGGGCGAGATATTCCAAAAAGCGTGGAAATAATGAATGCCTTCCACTTAGAAAAAAGGAGGTGGCAAGTAGAGCGTG
This genomic window from Waddlia chondrophila WSU 86-1044 contains:
- a CDS encoding transposase; its protein translation is MVDGRGKPLAATTTGAGGNERTEVEKLLQKVTILPKSNLSERMIVLEADKGYDCSWLRQKLLSSGIFPFIPYRKIQGRDIPKSVEIMNAFHLEKRRWQVERAFAWLKRRCRRLMNRWERKKVIWDGFVTLGLIYTWMLDLVG
- a CDS encoding transposase yields the protein MKRGFNYLSDEQWEIISRLMDTKFPLERGTPRSNMRKVWNSIIYILTRGCRWIDLPSNPKWYVPRSTAHKWAKQLSENGTLDRVLSGLLQKGVQQGLIDLSQLAVDGSFSPLSRRRRGGISWIQRQGLINPSNRRWKRQTFSSNHNRCWRKRKDRS